One region of Solanum pennellii chromosome 6, SPENNV200 genomic DNA includes:
- the LOC107021567 gene encoding peroxidase P7-like, with protein sequence MACFKSAIVLFFLVILVGSSSAQLTTGFYSKSCPKLYQTVKSVVNSAIQKETRMGASLLRLFFHDCFVNGCDGSLFLDDTSTFTGEKRAQPNFNSARGFEVIDNIKSAVEKVCPGVVSCADILAVTARDSVVILGGPNWDVKLGRRDARTASQGAANSSIPTPTSNLNRLISSFTAVGLSTKDMVALSGAHTIGQARCISFRGRIYNETKNMDASLARTRQNNCPRASGSGDNNLAPLDLQTPTRFDNHYFINLVNKKGLLHSDQQLFNGGSVDSIVKSYSNNPSSFISDFVTAMIKMGDIRPLTGSNGEIRKNCRRIN encoded by the exons ATGGCTTGTTTTAAGAGTGCCATAGTTTTGTTTTTCCTAGTGATTTTAGTGGGAAGTTCCTCAGCTCAACTCACCACTGGATTTTACTCAAAATCATGTCCTAAGCTCTATCAAACTGTGAAATCTGTGGTGAACTCTGCTATTCAGAAGGAAACCCGAATGGGTGCTTCCCTCCTTCGCCTATTCTTCCACGATTGCTTCGTTAAT GGATGCGATGGATCACTGTTCCTGGACGATACATCAACCTTCACAGGAGAAAAGAGGGCACAACCCAATTTCAATTCCGCCAGAGGATTTGAAGTAATTGACAACATCAAATCTGCTGTTGAAAAAGTGTGCCCCGGTGTGGTCTCTTGTGCTGATATTTTGGCTGTTACCGCCCGAGACTCTGTTGTAATT CTTGGAGGACCTAATTGGGATGTAAAACTGGGAAGAAGAGATGCGAGGACAGCAAGCCAAGGCGCTGCCAATAGCAGCATTCCTACCCCAACTTCTAACCTTAACCGTCTAATCTCTAGCTTCACCGCTGTTGGCCTTTCTACAAAGGATATGGTTGCTTTATCTG GAGCTCATACTATTGGACAAGCAAGGTGCATAAGTTTCAGGGGACGCATATACAATGAGACCAAAAACATGGACGCATCACTAGCGAGAACCAGGCAAAATAATTGCCCCAGAGCCTCAGGATCAGGGGATAACAATTTGGCACCTCTTGATTTACAGACTCCTACGCGCTTCGACAATCACTACTTCATAAACCTTGTTAACAAAAAGGGACTGCTCCATTCTGATCAGCAGCTTTTCAATGGAGGATCCGTTGATTCAATTGTGAAATCATACAGTAACAATCCCAGCAGTTTCATCTCTGATTTTGTGACTGCCATGATTAAGATGGGTGATATTCGTCCCCTCACTGGTTCTAATGGAGAGATCAGGAAGAACTGCAGGAGAATCAACTAA